A window of Selenomonas ruminantium subsp. lactilytica TAM6421 contains these coding sequences:
- the panB gene encoding 3-methyl-2-oxobutanoate hydroxymethyltransferase has protein sequence MKNTVATFAKMKANGEKISMLTCYDYSTAKLEEAAGINAILVGDSLGNVMLGLPDTLSVTMEDMITYGRSVARACHNTMVVIDMPFMSYQVSVEQAVMNAGRLMKEGRANAVKLEGGAAVCPQIKAITDAGIPVVAHLGLTPQSVNALGGNRIQGKSEEAAKKLIEDALAIEKAGAFALTLECIPAPLAQLITDKLSIPTIGIGAGAGCDGQILVYQDMLGLFSDYTPKFAKHFAELGAQMKEAFAAYVKEVQEGTFPAPEHTFKMDEDVLNKLY, from the coding sequence ATGAAAAACACAGTAGCAACCTTTGCCAAGATGAAAGCCAATGGAGAGAAGATCTCCATGCTGACCTGCTATGATTATTCCACGGCAAAATTGGAGGAGGCCGCAGGTATCAATGCCATCCTGGTTGGTGATTCCCTGGGCAATGTGATGCTGGGGCTGCCGGATACCCTGTCGGTGACCATGGAGGATATGATCACCTATGGCCGTTCCGTGGCCCGAGCCTGCCATAATACCATGGTGGTCATCGATATGCCCTTTATGTCCTATCAGGTTTCTGTGGAGCAGGCCGTGATGAATGCGGGCCGTCTCATGAAGGAAGGCCGGGCCAATGCGGTGAAGCTGGAGGGCGGTGCCGCTGTCTGCCCGCAGATCAAGGCCATCACTGATGCCGGGATTCCCGTGGTGGCGCATTTGGGGCTGACGCCGCAGTCGGTCAATGCCTTGGGGGGCAACCGCATTCAGGGCAAGAGCGAGGAAGCGGCCAAGAAGCTCATTGAGGATGCGCTGGCCATTGAAAAGGCCGGGGCTTTTGCGCTGACGCTGGAGTGCATTCCGGCGCCGCTGGCCCAGCTGATCACGGATAAGCTTTCCATTCCGACTATCGGCATTGGGGCCGGGGCCGGCTGTGACGGGCAGATTCTCGTGTATCAGGATATGCTGGGGCTGTTCTCCGACTACACACCGAAATTCGCCAAGCATTTCGCCGAACTCGGCGCCCAGATGAAGGAAGCGTTTGCCGCTTATGTCAAGGAGGTGCAGGAGGGAACATTCCCCGCGCCGGAACATACCTTCAAGATGGATGAGGATGTGCTGAATAAGCTCTATTGA
- a CDS encoding Rossmann-like and DUF2520 domain-containing protein, protein MKIGFIGAGKVGFTLGKYFRMHGVEVTGYYSRSIQSAKEAADFTQARVFANERDLLSASDALFLTLPDGAIRTCYEKLRSEKIQNKIFCHCSGALTTEAAFPDIEQYGATGFSVHPLFAVSDKYHAYEELADVFFALEGSGEKLAFMETWLRSLDLKVKVIKPETKVKYHCAAALASNYVIALLSLSQKLLMECGFAADEAERALKPLFGGNAGHIMHDGMVAALTGPVERGDLGTIRKHLACLSPSQAKLYSLLAQELLMTAQSKHPARDYSSIKEYIQSADLKGRFA, encoded by the coding sequence ATGAAGATTGGTTTTATTGGAGCCGGCAAGGTCGGCTTTACGCTGGGAAAATATTTCCGCATGCATGGTGTTGAAGTTACAGGCTATTACAGCCGCAGCATTCAATCGGCAAAAGAAGCAGCAGATTTTACACAGGCGCGTGTCTTTGCAAACGAACGCGACCTGCTATCCGCAAGCGATGCGCTTTTTCTCACGCTGCCGGACGGGGCGATTCGTACTTGTTATGAGAAGCTCCGTTCCGAGAAGATTCAAAATAAGATTTTTTGTCATTGCAGTGGCGCGCTGACCACCGAGGCGGCGTTCCCCGATATCGAGCAATATGGAGCCACCGGCTTTTCCGTTCATCCGCTGTTCGCCGTAAGCGATAAGTATCATGCTTACGAGGAACTGGCGGATGTTTTTTTTGCGCTGGAAGGCTCGGGGGAGAAGCTTGCCTTTATGGAAACGTGGCTGCGCAGTCTGGATCTCAAGGTCAAGGTCATCAAGCCGGAAACCAAGGTCAAATACCACTGCGCCGCAGCGCTGGCCAGCAATTATGTGATTGCCCTGCTTTCCCTGAGCCAAAAGCTGCTGATGGAATGCGGCTTTGCCGCAGACGAGGCAGAACGGGCCTTGAAACCGCTTTTCGGCGGCAATGCCGGCCATATCATGCATGATGGTATGGTGGCAGCATTGACCGGCCCGGTGGAGCGGGGGGATCTGGGCACGATCCGGAAGCATCTGGCCTGCCTTTCCCCTTCGCAGGCAAAGCTCTACAGCCTGTTGGCGCAGGAACTGCTCATGACAGCCCAAAGCAAGCATCCGGCACGGGATTACTCTTCCATCAAGGAGTATATACAATCAGCTGACTTGAAAGGAAGATTTGCATGA
- the alr gene encoding alanine racemase translates to MPNRPAWAEINLQALRHNYREIKKQLAEGVKMCAVIKANAYGHGATVAARVALEEGAEYFAVAALSEAIELRQAGFTTPILVLGLIDPKDAGEVVDYDITQVVCELGLAKALSAAAQAQGKQVKVHLKVDTGMGRIGVRKEEIGALAAEIKQLPGLVIEGMFSHFATADLKDKTYTKQQLAAFKEAVAAVEAQGVKLSLRHIAESAAILEIPEAHFDMVRAGIIQYGLWPSEEVTHPIDLQPVMTLKAKITWVKTLQVGESIGYGRKFTAARESRIATLPLGYADGYLRLYTKYGHVMIHGAKAPFVGGGCMDQMMVDVTDIPDVKIGDEAILFGTPELTIDEVAGWGQTINYEVPCLIGPRIPRVYK, encoded by the coding sequence ATGCCGAATCGTCCGGCCTGGGCCGAAATCAATTTACAGGCGTTGCGTCATAACTATAGAGAGATCAAAAAACAGCTGGCGGAGGGCGTCAAGATGTGCGCCGTCATCAAGGCTAATGCCTATGGTCATGGGGCGACAGTGGCAGCCCGCGTGGCTCTGGAAGAAGGGGCAGAATACTTCGCCGTGGCGGCTCTTTCCGAGGCCATCGAACTGCGGCAGGCCGGGTTTACCACGCCTATTCTCGTTTTGGGACTGATCGATCCCAAGGATGCGGGCGAAGTGGTGGACTATGATATCACCCAGGTGGTTTGTGAGCTGGGATTGGCCAAGGCCCTCTCGGCAGCGGCACAGGCTCAGGGCAAGCAGGTCAAGGTCCATCTGAAGGTGGACACGGGCATGGGGCGCATCGGCGTGCGCAAGGAGGAAATCGGCGCTTTGGCCGCAGAGATCAAGCAGCTGCCGGGGCTGGTTATCGAGGGCATGTTCTCCCATTTTGCTACGGCTGACCTCAAGGATAAGACTTATACGAAACAGCAGCTGGCGGCCTTCAAGGAAGCCGTTGCCGCTGTGGAAGCACAGGGCGTGAAGCTCTCTCTCCGCCATATCGCTGAGTCGGCGGCCATTCTGGAAATTCCCGAAGCCCATTTTGATATGGTGCGGGCAGGCATTATCCAATACGGCCTCTGGCCCTCGGAGGAGGTTACCCATCCCATCGACCTGCAGCCGGTGATGACCTTGAAGGCTAAGATCACCTGGGTGAAGACCTTGCAGGTGGGGGAGAGCATCGGCTATGGCCGCAAGTTCACGGCGGCACGGGAAAGCCGCATTGCCACGCTGCCTCTGGGCTATGCCGACGGTTATCTGCGGCTCTACACCAAGTATGGCCATGTCATGATCCACGGCGCGAAAGCTCCCTTTGTGGGGGGCGGCTGCATGGACCAGATGATGGTGGATGTGACGGATATCCCCGATGTGAAAATCGGCGATGAAGCCATCCTCTTTGGCACGCCGGAACTGACCATCGATGAAGTGGCCGGCTGGGGACAGACCATCAATTATGAAGTGCCCTGCCTGATTGGGCCGCGCATACCGCGCGTTTATAAATAA
- a CDS encoding NusG domain II-containing protein, producing the protein MKKMLKKADIVLIALLILLSLLPLLTFGRPTAAVYAEIRQDGKILEQIPLTGHIGSREIPVTFPHDGREEHNLIRVENEKIAIIEADCPDKICVQTGAISRPGETIACLPHKLIIEIKEYNK; encoded by the coding sequence ATGAAGAAAATGCTGAAAAAAGCGGATATTGTGCTGATTGCCCTGCTTATCCTGCTGTCCCTGCTGCCTCTGCTGACCTTTGGCCGGCCGACGGCGGCAGTCTATGCCGAAATCCGACAGGACGGTAAGATCCTGGAACAGATTCCCCTGACCGGTCATATTGGCAGCCGGGAGATTCCCGTGACCTTTCCCCATGATGGCCGGGAGGAACACAATCTCATCCGCGTCGAGAATGAAAAAATCGCCATCATCGAAGCCGACTGCCCTGACAAAATCTGCGTGCAGACAGGCGCCATCAGCCGCCCTGGGGAGACAATCGCCTGCCTGCCCCATAAACTCATAATCGAAATCAAGGAATACAACAAGTGA
- a CDS encoding Gx transporter family protein — protein MNLREQLHLALLTAISLVLFLVEGLIPLPFIAPGAKLGLANIVTVYALYTLPRTRDTLLLIYLRTLLAAFFGGGPAIFLFSIAGGLLSLLCMWLLKRTGRFSLLGVSAAGGFAHHLGQLFMAAYAADSLNIFRYLPVLGPCGIVTGLIIGWLAAKICHLAPDKHS, from the coding sequence ATGAACCTGCGTGAACAACTCCATCTGGCCCTGCTTACAGCCATCTCCCTCGTGCTGTTTCTGGTGGAGGGCCTGATTCCCCTGCCCTTTATCGCCCCGGGCGCCAAATTAGGCCTGGCCAATATCGTCACGGTCTACGCCCTCTACACCCTGCCCCGGACGCGCGATACCCTTCTGCTGATCTACCTGCGCACCTTGCTGGCTGCTTTTTTCGGCGGCGGGCCGGCCATCTTCCTCTTCAGTATCGCGGGCGGGCTGCTGAGCCTCCTCTGCATGTGGCTGCTGAAACGGACCGGCCGGTTCTCCCTTCTGGGTGTCAGTGCCGCCGGCGGCTTTGCCCATCATCTGGGACAGCTATTCATGGCAGCCTATGCGGCCGACTCCCTGAATATCTTCCGCTATCTGCCTGTGCTGGGCCCCTGCGGGATTGTGACGGGGCTCATCATCGGCTGGCTGGCGGCAAAAATCTGCCATTTGGCTCCTGATAAGCATAGCTAA
- a CDS encoding DUF951 domain-containing protein, with amino-acid sequence MEKITYELGDIVRLKKKHPCGSFEWEILRTGMDFRLKCQGCGHLILIPRTKFEKMVKGKVNQPKNS; translated from the coding sequence ATGGAAAAAATAACCTACGAACTGGGGGACATTGTCCGCCTGAAAAAGAAGCACCCCTGTGGCAGCTTTGAGTGGGAAATCCTGCGGACGGGCATGGATTTCCGGCTCAAATGCCAGGGATGCGGACATCTTATTCTGATTCCCCGGACCAAGTTCGAGAAGATGGTCAAGGGAAAGGTGAATCAGCCGAAGAATTCATAG
- a CDS encoding carbon-nitrogen family hydrolase, translated as MKVAVIQMQVALGEPERNIATLYRLAAKAMQQRPDVLLLPELWRLGFYPKPVLDYADADGRETRKVLATISQKYQVNVVGGTVANAIGDKVFNTSYIFDRTGHMTATYHKTHLFSPSGEHEDFTPGDSLVTFTLDGIRCGILVCYDIRFPEAARKLALAGIQLLFLPAAWPQKRLIHWQTLIRARAIENQIFVLACNGAGIDGSDQQLAGHSAIIDPWGEILAEAGEDEEILQGNLRLLIQNQIKDSMGVFGDRRPELYKKTPN; from the coding sequence ATGAAGGTTGCAGTGATCCAGATGCAGGTGGCTTTAGGCGAGCCGGAGCGAAATATCGCCACCCTCTACCGTCTGGCGGCAAAAGCCATGCAGCAGCGCCCTGATGTGCTGCTGCTGCCGGAACTTTGGCGGCTGGGCTTCTATCCCAAACCTGTCCTTGACTACGCCGATGCCGATGGCCGGGAAACCCGCAAGGTGCTGGCCACGATCTCCCAGAAATATCAGGTCAATGTGGTGGGCGGCACTGTGGCCAATGCCATTGGCGACAAGGTCTTCAACACCAGCTATATCTTCGACCGCACAGGACACATGACAGCCACCTATCATAAGACGCATCTGTTCTCCCCCAGCGGCGAGCACGAGGATTTCACCCCCGGCGACAGCCTTGTGACCTTCACCCTGGACGGCATCAGATGCGGCATTCTGGTCTGCTATGACATCCGCTTCCCGGAAGCCGCCCGCAAGCTGGCGTTGGCGGGAATCCAGCTCCTGTTTCTCCCGGCGGCCTGGCCCCAAAAGCGGCTGATTCACTGGCAGACGCTCATCCGCGCCCGGGCCATCGAAAATCAGATCTTCGTGCTGGCCTGCAACGGCGCGGGGATTGACGGCAGCGACCAGCAACTGGCCGGCCACTCCGCTATCATCGATCCCTGGGGCGAGATCCTGGCCGAAGCCGGCGAAGACGAGGAAATCCTGCAGGGCAACCTGCGGCTGCTGATCCAGAATCAGATCAAAGATTCCATGGGTGTCTTCGGTGACAGACGTCCTGAACTTTACAAAAAAACTCCCAATTAA
- the ychF gene encoding redox-regulated ATPase YchF, with the protein MSNLEVGIVGLPNVGKSTLFNAITKAGAEAANFPFCTIEPNVGVVAVPDERLNVLHEMYDSKKTTPASVRFVDIAGLVKGAANGEGLGNKFLEHIRQVDAVAHVVRCFDDANITHVEGGVDPLRDIDIIQTELCLADLEVVEKRIMRLAKIAKSGNKEAKVEDEILRRIKDSLDNGKPARQVELSADDLEMIKDINLLTLKPTLYVTNVAEDEVATAYDENPYVQKVKEFAKAENAEVVAISAKVEAEIAELDAEEAKAFLEDLGETESGLDRLIKAAFDLLGLQTFLTAGPDECRAWTITKGTTAPKAAGKIHTDFERGFIRAEIVNYDDLVANGSVAAAREKGQVRVEGKDYVMQDGDVVNFRFNV; encoded by the coding sequence TTGAGTAATTTAGAAGTAGGTATTGTAGGCCTGCCCAATGTGGGCAAGAGCACGCTGTTCAATGCCATCACCAAGGCTGGCGCAGAGGCGGCGAACTTCCCGTTCTGCACCATCGAACCCAATGTAGGTGTCGTGGCCGTTCCCGATGAACGCCTGAATGTCCTGCATGAGATGTATGATTCCAAGAAGACCACGCCGGCTTCCGTCCGTTTCGTGGATATCGCCGGCCTCGTGAAGGGCGCAGCCAACGGCGAAGGCCTGGGCAACAAGTTCCTGGAACATATCCGTCAGGTGGATGCTGTGGCCCATGTGGTGCGCTGCTTTGACGATGCCAATATCACCCATGTGGAGGGCGGCGTAGATCCTCTGCGTGATATCGACATTATCCAAACCGAGTTGTGCCTGGCTGACCTCGAAGTGGTGGAGAAGCGCATCATGCGTCTGGCTAAGATTGCCAAGTCCGGCAATAAGGAAGCCAAGGTGGAGGATGAGATCCTGCGCCGCATCAAGGACAGCCTCGACAATGGCAAGCCGGCCCGTCAGGTGGAACTGTCTGCGGACGATCTGGAAATGATCAAGGACATCAACCTGCTGACGCTGAAACCGACACTGTATGTCACCAACGTGGCTGAGGATGAAGTGGCTACGGCCTATGACGAGAATCCCTATGTCCAGAAGGTCAAGGAATTCGCCAAGGCCGAAAATGCCGAAGTGGTGGCCATCTCCGCCAAGGTAGAAGCCGAAATCGCCGAACTCGATGCGGAAGAAGCAAAGGCATTCCTCGAAGATCTGGGCGAAACGGAAAGCGGCCTCGACCGCCTCATCAAGGCAGCCTTTGACCTCTTAGGCCTGCAAACATTCCTGACGGCTGGCCCGGATGAATGCCGTGCCTGGACGATTACCAAGGGCACTACGGCACCGAAAGCTGCCGGCAAGATCCATACGGACTTCGAGCGTGGCTTTATCCGCGCCGAAATCGTCAACTACGATGACCTGGTGGCCAATGGCAGCGTAGCCGCTGCCCGCGAAAAAGGCCAGGTCCGCGTGGAAGGCAAGGATTATGTGATGCAGGATGGCGATGTAGTCAACTTCCGCTTCAATGTATAA
- the upp gene encoding uracil phosphoribosyltransferase: MSEKLNVTVIDHPLIQHKLTMMRQKDTGTKDFRELLEEIAMLMTYEITRDFPLKDIEIETPVAKCTAKVLSGKKVGVVPILRAGLGMLNGVVNMIPAARVGHVGMYRDPKTLKPVEYYCKLPGDVEERTLIVVDPMLATGGSASAALSLLKEKGATSLILMCLVAAPEGIKVINEDHPDVPLYVAAVDEKLNEKGYIVPGLGDAGDRIFGTL, encoded by the coding sequence ATGTCGGAAAAGCTTAATGTAACGGTAATCGATCATCCCCTGATTCAGCATAAACTCACCATGATGCGCCAGAAGGACACGGGCACGAAGGACTTTCGCGAGCTCTTAGAAGAAATCGCCATGCTCATGACCTATGAGATCACCCGTGATTTCCCGCTGAAGGACATCGAGATTGAAACGCCGGTGGCCAAATGTACGGCCAAGGTTCTCTCCGGTAAGAAAGTGGGCGTAGTGCCCATCCTGCGTGCCGGTCTGGGCATGCTCAACGGTGTGGTCAACATGATTCCCGCCGCCCGCGTCGGCCATGTGGGCATGTACCGCGATCCCAAGACGCTGAAGCCGGTGGAATATTACTGCAAGCTGCCCGGTGATGTGGAAGAACGTACGCTGATCGTGGTAGATCCCATGCTGGCTACCGGCGGCAGCGCTTCCGCAGCCCTGTCCCTGCTGAAGGAAAAGGGCGCAACGTCCCTGATCCTCATGTGCCTCGTGGCCGCTCCGGAAGGCATCAAGGTCATCAACGAAGATCATCCCGATGTGCCCCTCTATGTGGCTGCTGTTGACGAAAAGCTCAACGAAAAAGGCTATATCGTACCGGGCCTGGGCGATGCCGGCGACCGCATTTTCGGCACACTGTAA
- the glyA gene encoding serine hydroxymethyltransferase produces the protein MNLMEVLQQSDPEVAKHVNSELGRQREKLELIASENIVSPAVLAAQGSVLTNKYAEGYPGKRYYGGCEFVDEVETLAIERAKKLFGAEYANVQPHSGAQANMAVFFALLQPGDTVMGMNLNDGGHLTHGSPVNMSGKYFNIVAYGVDKETETIDYDALEAKAKECKPKLIVAGASAYARTLDFPRLSEIAHGVGAYLMVDIAHIAGLVAAGEHPSPVPYADVVTTTTHKTLRGPRGGMILCKDAEFGKQFNKAVFPGIQGGPLMHVIAAKAVALGEALKPEFKEYAKQVVKNAAVLAKTLQEEGFRIVSGGTDNHLMLVDLTNKGITGKVAQTVLDEVNITANRNTIPFEPLSPFVTSGLRLGTPALTTRGFKEADLQEVGKIIALVLSDVENEEKKAEARRRVAALCEKYPLYAGM, from the coding sequence ATGAATCTTATGGAAGTTCTGCAGCAGTCTGATCCGGAAGTAGCAAAGCACGTAAACAGCGAACTGGGGCGTCAGCGGGAGAAACTGGAGCTGATCGCTTCGGAAAACATTGTCAGCCCGGCAGTTCTCGCTGCCCAGGGCAGCGTGCTCACCAACAAGTACGCCGAAGGTTATCCCGGCAAGCGTTATTATGGCGGCTGCGAATTCGTGGATGAAGTGGAGACGCTGGCCATCGAACGGGCCAAGAAGCTCTTTGGGGCAGAGTATGCCAATGTGCAGCCCCATTCCGGTGCCCAGGCCAATATGGCGGTGTTCTTTGCCCTCTTGCAGCCCGGTGATACGGTCATGGGCATGAACCTCAACGATGGCGGCCATCTCACCCATGGTTCCCCGGTCAATATGTCCGGCAAGTACTTCAATATCGTCGCTTACGGCGTGGACAAGGAAACGGAAACCATCGACTATGATGCGCTGGAAGCAAAGGCCAAGGAATGCAAACCGAAACTGATTGTGGCTGGTGCATCTGCCTATGCCCGCACGCTTGATTTCCCGAGACTTTCGGAAATCGCTCATGGTGTCGGTGCATACCTGATGGTGGATATCGCCCATATCGCCGGCCTTGTGGCTGCCGGGGAGCATCCCAGCCCGGTGCCCTATGCAGATGTGGTTACGACGACCACCCATAAGACACTGCGGGGCCCCCGTGGTGGCATGATCCTCTGCAAGGACGCCGAATTCGGCAAGCAGTTCAACAAGGCCGTGTTCCCTGGCATCCAGGGCGGCCCGCTGATGCATGTCATTGCAGCTAAGGCTGTGGCCTTGGGCGAAGCACTGAAACCGGAATTCAAGGAATACGCCAAACAGGTGGTCAAGAATGCAGCTGTGCTGGCCAAGACCTTGCAGGAGGAAGGTTTCCGCATCGTGTCCGGCGGCACGGACAACCATCTGATGCTGGTGGATCTCACCAACAAGGGCATTACGGGCAAGGTGGCCCAGACGGTCCTCGATGAGGTCAACATCACCGCCAACCGCAACACCATCCCCTTCGAACCGCTGTCTCCCTTTGTGACCAGCGGCCTGCGCCTGGGAACTCCTGCTCTCACCACCCGTGGCTTCAAAGAAGCCGACCTGCAGGAGGTCGGCAAGATCATCGCTCTTGTGCTGAGCGATGTGGAAAATGAGGAAAAGAAAGCAGAAGCACGGCGCCGTGTAGCGGCCCTGTGCGAGAAATACCCGCTTTATGCAGGTATGTAA
- the rpiB gene encoding ribose 5-phosphate isomerase B, whose protein sequence is MKITIGSDHGAVQLKEEVKMVLKEYGDIEVTDVGTFGTDSVDYPDIAEKVCADVTSGKADRGIVLCGTGLGISIAANKIKGIRCALCNDVFSAKMSRQHNDANVLAMGGRVLGFGPAGEIVRAFVEGKFEGGRHERRVNKIMALENK, encoded by the coding sequence ATGAAAATAACGATTGGCAGCGATCATGGTGCTGTGCAGTTGAAAGAAGAAGTGAAGATGGTGCTGAAGGAATACGGCGACATCGAAGTGACGGATGTGGGCACTTTTGGCACGGATTCGGTGGACTATCCGGATATTGCCGAGAAGGTCTGCGCCGATGTGACGAGTGGCAAGGCTGACCGGGGCATCGTGCTCTGTGGCACGGGCTTGGGCATTTCCATTGCCGCCAACAAGATCAAGGGCATCCGCTGCGCACTCTGCAACGATGTGTTCTCGGCCAAGATGAGCCGTCAGCACAACGATGCCAATGTGCTGGCCATGGGCGGCCGGGTGTTAGGCTTCGGCCCTGCCGGCGAAATCGTCCGGGCTTTCGTGGAAGGCAAGTTCGAAGGCGGCCGTCATGAGCGCCGTGTCAACAAAATCATGGCACTGGAAAATAAGTAA
- the glpK gene encoding glycerol kinase GlpK has protein sequence MSEKYVLALDSGTIKNRAVIFNSKGEMVSYAEKKISVNKPHKGWVEQDPDEIWSTQIWTAKEAIQLANISHRDIAGIGVTNQRETTIVWNKNTGRPVYPAISWESQQTEGICKRLVEQGLQEEIRQKTSLIINPYFSATKLCWILENVLGAREMAEKGELLFGTVDTWLMWKLSGGEIFATDYSNASRTMMFNLRKLEWDAEILEHLGIPRRMLPEVCPSSHVFGETDAAMIGSRIPIAGCLGNQQADLFGEACFKKGMAKNTYGEGSFFLMNAGKKYHSSQNGLITTIAWGIGKEITYALEGSVFVSGATLKWVKEGLGLIDSMSDSEWLAKQVPDSDGVYFVPAFRGLSAPYWDTETTGMIIGINEDTQRAHIVRAALEALAYQVRDVYESVVSDTGLEIKSLHVDGGASQNHALMQFQADLLNIPVIRPYIAETTALGAAFMAGLATGVWESVDELKKLWREGMRFKPAMSERGRAALYDGWQEAVSRVMGWPNK, from the coding sequence ATGAGCGAAAAGTATGTTTTGGCGCTGGATTCAGGGACGATCAAGAACCGCGCCGTTATTTTCAACTCTAAGGGAGAAATGGTTTCCTATGCGGAGAAGAAAATCAGTGTGAACAAGCCCCACAAGGGATGGGTGGAGCAGGATCCGGATGAGATCTGGAGCACCCAGATATGGACGGCCAAGGAAGCCATCCAGCTGGCGAATATCTCCCATCGGGACATTGCAGGCATTGGGGTGACCAATCAGCGGGAAACCACCATCGTCTGGAACAAGAACACGGGGCGTCCCGTTTATCCGGCCATCAGTTGGGAATCCCAGCAGACGGAAGGCATCTGCAAGCGGTTGGTAGAGCAGGGGCTGCAGGAGGAAATCCGGCAAAAGACTTCCTTAATAATAAACCCCTATTTTTCCGCCACGAAACTCTGCTGGATCCTGGAAAATGTGCTGGGGGCACGGGAGATGGCGGAAAAGGGCGAACTGCTGTTTGGCACCGTGGACACCTGGCTCATGTGGAAGCTCAGCGGCGGCGAGATCTTTGCCACGGATTATTCCAATGCTTCCCGCACCATGATGTTCAATCTGCGCAAGCTGGAATGGGATGCCGAGATACTCGAACATCTGGGCATTCCCCGCAGGATGCTGCCGGAGGTCTGTCCTTCCAGCCATGTGTTTGGCGAAACAGATGCGGCTATGATTGGTTCTCGCATTCCCATTGCGGGCTGTCTCGGCAATCAGCAGGCGGATCTTTTCGGTGAGGCCTGCTTTAAGAAGGGCATGGCCAAGAATACCTATGGGGAAGGCTCTTTCTTCCTGATGAATGCGGGCAAGAAATACCATAGCTCCCAGAATGGTCTGATTACTACAATCGCCTGGGGCATCGGCAAGGAAATCACCTATGCGCTGGAGGGCAGTGTCTTTGTGTCCGGCGCCACCCTGAAGTGGGTGAAGGAAGGTCTGGGGCTTATCGATTCCATGTCCGATTCCGAATGGCTGGCCAAGCAGGTGCCGGATTCGGACGGTGTGTATTTCGTGCCGGCCTTCCGCGGATTATCTGCGCCCTATTGGGACACGGAAACCACGGGCATGATCATCGGCATCAATGAGGACACCCAGCGGGCCCATATCGTGCGGGCCGCTTTGGAGGCTTTGGCTTATCAGGTGCGGGATGTCTATGAATCCGTGGTGTCCGATACAGGGCTGGAAATCAAGAGCCTCCATGTGGATGGCGGTGCCAGCCAGAATCATGCCCTGATGCAGTTCCAGGCGGATCTTTTGAATATCCCGGTGATCCGTCCTTACATTGCAGAAACCACGGCGCTGGGGGCTGCCTTTATGGCCGGCCTGGCTACGGGCGTCTGGGAAAGCGTGGACGAACTGAAGAAACTCTGGCGGGAAGGGATGCGCTTCAAGCCGGCTATGAGCGAGCGGGGCAGAGCTGCTCTCTACGACGGCTGGCAGGAAGCAGTTTCCCGCGTTATGGGCTGGCCGAACAAGTAA